The following proteins are encoded in a genomic region of Ptychodera flava strain L36383 chromosome 23 unlocalized genomic scaffold, AS_Pfla_20210202 Scaffold_24__1_contigs__length_23054250_pilon, whole genome shotgun sequence:
- the LOC139124998 gene encoding uncharacterized protein encodes MCNCEHGSCDHVDGSCHCENGWTGQSCEVACPKNCLVCREDICMSCKAGWTGKMCSNKCEPGLHGVLCEELCPECNCTTSCHHVNGSCPDVVRCENQTCKYQNVRICMENPFTLECLGGWAGHLCLVRSTMTTTKDILQFNNEYMASDSSTPRDFEARMDKGYSSLTVMLVFLAVVAGVVNGAVIVTLWYCVKRCTRSKTRGHNNDEMEENVEMEDYQSTGNTFSYENIPRGSAKQNEEYQHLDFTYSQYQRLDTSSMDGSCTYISMT; translated from the exons ATGTGTAATTGTGAACATGGTAGCTGTGACCATGTAGACGGTTCTTGTCATTGTGAAAATGGATGGACTGGTCAGAGTTGTGAAGTTGCCTGCCCCAAAAATTGTCTTGTTTGTAGAGAAGACATTTGCATGTCTTGTAAAGCTGGATGGACCGGTAAAATGTGTAGTAATAAATGTGAACCAGGCTTACATGGTGTTTTATGTGAAGAACTCTGTCCAGAATGTAACTGTACCACGTCGTGCCATCATGTCAACGGAAGTTGTCCTGACGTTGTCAG ATGCGAAAATCAAACATGCAAATATCAAAACGTTAGGATATGTATGGAAAATCCTTTTACACTTGAATGTCTTGGTGGGTGGGCCGGACACCTCTGTTTAGTAAGAAGCACCATGACAACGACGAAAG ATATCTTACAATTCAACAATGAGTACATGGCTTCTGATTCAAGCACTCCACGGGATTTTGAGGCTCGCATGGATAAAGGCTACTCATCTTTAACCGTTATGCTTGTATTTCTTGCCGTTGTTGCTGGCGTGGTAAATGGTGCTGTCATTGTGACATTATGGTATTGCGTAAAACGGTGTACACGGTCAAAAACTAG GGGTCACAATAACGATGAAATGGAAGAAAACGTCGAGATGGAGG ATTACCAATCAACTGGAAACACCTTTTCCTACGAAAATATTCCAAGGGGAAGTGCCAAACAGAACGAAGAGTATCAGCATCTCGACTTCACATATTCTCAGTACCAGAGACTTGATACATCGAGTATGGATGGATCTTGCACATATATATCAATGACATGA